One stretch of Eupeodes corollae chromosome 2, idEupCoro1.1, whole genome shotgun sequence DNA includes these proteins:
- the LOC129945174 gene encoding uncharacterized protein LOC129945174, with translation MSFGELQKEVLSQLERDFSNFKKTGQVRRTVNYIKTRLGLLEANLENAKRYHEEIVSGGKLEETLKRDEMVAVYDQIRDTYLEYKSELMDALDKVAPPPLATALPSSPLGPIHAAMMPPTTPATHNNVLKLPSIKPPTFSGSYTTWRSYHDIFKSLVHNNATLNEIQKMHFLKESLTGDAERLLHHLDLSSGNYAKAWDLLIERYDHKRVLVNSYLKVLFGQPVHSKESAETLKNLLDTTIEVVHALDNLGLPVKDWDTILIYILFQKLSSKTQQLWEEKLGNDKELPTFSDFTDFLKSRFRTLEALVQQGTSVLESKPITKPQVAAKAFHAKMQPKQQYNTQRYTCQICKQGQHSLMKCRSFLGMDSAQKMQAVRQVRVCENCLAYSHTTRDCLSNRSCYFCNQRHHSLLHVNSHTQHNSIANPNTSTTQSQQQVAQPKDQQVAYNPNAPAFQPMGDNAPGRSTRHNYHASRLHGTQILLATAVVRVKSGDGRFADLRALIDPGSDATFISESAARLLNLPRYPTSVKVSGLGKVSNGTSQNYVDIMFSSKHSTFEGSTKAFIFKSLTGLLPAHKMIHNTWEHLTDLQLADPNFHIPAPIDILFGSDVYPEIILPDIIRNEQEIAPIAQNTHLGYIILGKIPETAPKSICSFFQHIDLDTQIRQFWEMEQTPFVTHPSEEDAACDKYFSKTTKRLPNGRYEVGLPFKEGFYPELGLSKENAVRRFSSLERRLDKDPKLKASYSQCIMEYLSLNHMEEVNLDDLILKSPFHYFLPHHAVFKESSTTTKLRVVFDAAAKTYDGTSLNQHLMNGPKLQKNIVDIILKWRLHRFTITADIEKMYRQILVKDADQYYQLILWRDNLDQPIKVFKLKTVTFGTACAPYLAIRVLHQVAEDEGENYPKGSVAVTEEMYVDDFISGGDSIDETRIRREETRALLASAGFKLRKWTSNCKDLLQDLPKEDCEVSFELPFGSTDLVKTLGISWHPEDDIFSFQNVQNDTEELTKRTMLSSIAKLFDPLGWIAPCVIKAKIMMQKLWCRGTDWDQPIPSDIREEWQAFRKELPDILNIKIPRWIKTQNTQKKVEFHGFSDASEKAYGAVVFIRVLDSCDNIHMHLLLSKTKVAPLKTVSLPRLELCGAALLASLLSYTKDVFDYPDTKLYAWSDSTITLAWIKAQPSKWTTFVSNRVAEIQRLTSSDIWKHIPTEHNPADLASRGISPSTLGTQELWWIGPSFLREKWNFEVPEQPFSLNTEIEKRAEKRQCTFANNDAADDLINKSILRCSRLSKTIRAIAFCCRFKSNGLAKRRKTTRISGELRPEELQYAALLVHKAVQRLMFTEELDEYESKGATPKSLLSLDAFIDGNGILRVGGRLQNTLLPYNQQHPIILKPNYHFSELVMRDAHNRTLHGGNQQTTAYIRMSYWIMGMKPYVRRYIHKCPICFRYQKINLQQLMGSLPAPRVRISRPFTHTGIDYAGPIEIKAWKGRGAKSFKGYFAIFICLATKAIHLETVSDMTTQSFLAAFRRFTARRGLCAQIYSDCGTNFVGANRELAKMLEQAKHDWQEIAGILSNSGTNWNFIPPASPHFGGLWEAGVKSVKHHLKRTIRDERLTFEELCTLLTQIEACLNSRPLCPLSENIDDLDVLTPGHFLIGETLLSIPQGSISTPKHVSYLDRWTRIQMFVDSFWRKWNGEYLSRLQQRPKWTRKETQPKIGGLVLVKDERLPPSQWLLARITETHPGTDGLIRVVTLKTKTGTMKRPITKICYLPSNESTDENTII, from the coding sequence ATGTCATTTGGGGAGCTTCAAAAGGAAGTTTTATCGCAGTTAGAGCgcgatttttctaattttaaaaagacagGTCAGGTTCGTCGTACTGTCAACTATATAAAAACTCGGTTGGGGCTTTTGGAAGCTAATTTAGAAAATGCCAAACGATACCACGAAGAAATCGTTAGCGGGGGGAAGCTTGAAGAGACATTAAAAAGGGATGAAATGGTCGCTGTGTATGATCAAATTCGTGATACTTATTTAGAATATAAAAGTGAATTGATGGATGCTCTGGACAAAGTAGCTCCACCTCCACTTGCTACAGCTTTGCCTTCGTCACCGTTAGGGCCAATTCATGCGGCAATGATGCCGCCAACAACACCGGCGACACATAATAATGTTCTCAAGTTACCTTCTATAAAGCCTCCAACATTTTCTGGTTCGTACACAACATGGCGTTCCTACCACGACATTTTTAAGTCACTTGTGCATAATAATGCTACCCTGAACGAGattcaaaaaatgcattttctgAAAGAGAGTTTGACTGGTGATGCCGAACGGCTTTTGCATCATTTAGATCTAAGTTCTGGGAACTATGCAAAGGCATGGGATTTATTGATCGAAAGGTATGATCACAAAAGAGTTTTGGTCAATTCCTACCTTAAGGTTCTTTTCGGTCAACCTGTACATAGTAAAGAATCTGCGGAAACTCTAAAAAATTTGTTAGACACCACGATCGAGGTGGTTCACGCGCTGGATAATTTAGGATTACCAGTAAAAGACTgggatacaattttaatttacattctttttcaaaaattatcctCCAAAACTCAACAACTTTGGGAAGAAAAGCTCGGGAACGACAAAGAACTTCCAACCTTTTCCGATTTCACCGATTTCCTTAAATCCCGTTTCAGAACTCTAGAGGCCCTTGTACAGCAAGGAACTTCGGTCTTAGAATCCAAGCCAATAACAAAACCCCAAGTTGCAGCAAAAGCATTCCATGCAAAAATGCAACCAAAACAGCAATACAACACGCAACGTTACACATGTCAAATTTGTAAACAAGGACAACACTCCTTGATGAAATGTCGAAGTTTTTTGGGTATGGACTCTGCCCAAAAAATGCAAGCTGTACGACAGGTTCGAGTTTGTGAGAACTGTCTTGCATATAGTCACACAACACGAGATTGCCTTAGTAACCGGAGCTGTTACTTTTGTAATCAAAGGCATCACTCACTTTTGCACGTTAATTCACACACACAACACAATTCCATTGCTAATCCAAATACTTCAACAACACAATCACAACAACAGGTTGCCCAGCCTAAGGATCAACAGGTAGCTTATAACCCAAACGCTCCTGCGTTCCAACCAATGGGTGATAATGCACCAGGTCGCAGTACACGACACAATTATCATGCTTCACGACTCCATGGTACGCAAATTTTATTAGCCACTGCTGTAGTTAGGGTTAAATCTGGAGATGGGAGATTCGCAGACCTACGAGCCCTAATTGACCCAGGCTCAGATGCTACTTTTATTTCTGAGTCTGCAGCAAGGCTTTTAAATCTACCAAGGTATCCAACATCCGTAAAGGTATCAGGGTTAGGGAAGGTCAGCAACGGCACCAGTCAAAACTACGTTGACATAATGTTTTCTTCAAAGCATTCGACGTTTGAAGGCTCAACCAAGGCGTTCATCTTTAAGTCGTTGACTGGCCTTCTTCCGGCCCACAAAATGATACACAACACATGGGAACACCTAACTGATTTACAGTTAGCAGACCCTAATTTTCATATTCCAGCTCCAATCGATATACTTTTTGGCTCAGATGTTTATCCCGAAATCATTTTGCCGGATATAATCCGCAATGAGCAAGAAATTGCCCCTATAGCTCAGAACACTCACTTAGGGTATATTATATTAGGCAAAATTCCTGAGACAGCACCGAAAAGCATATGTAGCTTCTTTCAACACATCGATCTTGATACGCAAATCCGACAATTTTGGGAGATGGAACAAACTCCATTCGTAACTCACCCGTCAGAAGAAGATGCCGCCTGTGATAagtacttttcaaaaacaacaaaacgtcTCCCAAATGGACGGTATGAAGTTGGTCTTCCGTTCAAGGAAGGATTCTATCCCGAACTCGGACTCAGTAAGGAAAATGCAGTCAGACGCTTCTCATCTCTGGAAAGACGATTGGACAAGGATCCAAAGCTAAAAGCGAGTTACAGCCAATGTATAATGGAATATCTTAGTTTAAATCACATGGAAGAGGTAAATCTGGATgatctaattttaaaatcaccTTTTCATTACTTTTTACCCCATCACGCTGTGTTCAAAGAATCTAGTACAACCACAAAATTAAGAGTCGTCTTTGACGCAGCTGCAAAAACTTATGATGGAACTTCTTTAAACCAACACCTGATGAACGGGCCTAAATTGCAAAAAAACATTGTcgatataatattaaaatggcGGCTACATCGATTCACCATAACAGCTGACATCGAAAAAATGTACCGCCAAATTCTCGTAAAAGATGCGGATCAATATTACCAACTTATCCTTTGGAGAGATAATCTTGATCAACCCATCAAAGTCTTCAAACTTAAGACTGTCACTTTTGGCACGGCTTGTGCGCCTTATTTGGCCATCCGTGTCTTACACCAAGTCGCTGAGGATGAAGGTGAAAATTATCCCAAAGGATCTGTAGCAGTAACGGAAGAGATGTATGTGGACGATTTTATCAGTGGAGGTGATTCCATCGACGAAACTCGCATCAGGCGTGAAGAAACACGCGCTCTGCTGGCTTCAGCAGGATTTAAACTGCGGAAATGGACTTCCAACTGCAAAGATCTTCTACAAGATCTCCCCAAAGAAGATTGCGAGGTCAGCTTTGAATTGCCTTTTGGATCAACCGATCTTGTAAAAACATTGGGCATAAGCTGGCATCCAGAGGATGATATCTTTTCTTTTCAGAATGTACAAAACGACACCGAAGAACTCACAAAAAGGACTATGCTATCATCAATTGCCAAGCTTTTCGATCCACTTGGCTGGATAGCACCATGCGTGATCAAAGCTAAGATCATGATGCAGAAGTTATGGTGCCGAGGAACTGACTGGGATCAACCAATTCCTTCAGACATAAGAGAGGAATGGCAAGCTTTCCGAAAAGAACTGCCTGATATTCTAAACATAAAGATCCCAAGGTGgatcaaaacacaaaacacacaaaaaaaggtGGAATTTCATGGCTTCAGCGATGCGTCGGAGAAGGCATATGGAGCCGTAGTCTTCATACGTGTGCTCGACAGCTGTGACAATATCCATATGCATCTACTTCTATCCAAAACAAAGGTAGCTCCATTGAAAACTGTAAGCCTTCCACGGCTTGAACTCTGTGGAGCTGCATTACTTGCGTCTCTTCTGAGCTACACTAAGGATGTTTTCGATTATCCCGACACAAAATTATATGCTTGGTCTGACTCAACGATTACGTTGGCTTGGATAAAAGCACAACCGTCAAAATGGACGACATTCGTAAGCAACCGAGTTGCTGAAATTCAACGGCTGACAAGCTCTGATATATGGAAACATATCCCAACAGAGCATAACCCAGCTGATCTAGCATCCAGAGGCATCTCACCCTCAACACTAGGAACACAAGAACTATGGTGGATCGGACCTTCATTTTTgcgagaaaaatggaattttgaagTTCCCGAACAACCATTTTCACTCAACACCGAAATAGAAAAACGAGCAGAGAAAAGGCAATGTACCTTTGCAAATAATGACGCAGCAGACGATCTTATAAACAAAAGTATATTGCGATGTTCACGATTATCCAAAACCATAAGGGCAATTGCCTTTTGTTGTCGGTTCAAAAGCAATGGTCTTGCAAAAAGAAGGAAGACAACAAGAATTTCTGGAGAACTCAGACCAGAGGAACTGCAATATGCAGCCTTATTGGTACACAAAGCTGTACAAAGGCTCATGTTCACCGAAGAACTAGATGAATACGAGAGTAAAGGTGCAACTCCAAAATCACTGCTCTCACTCGACGCTTTCATCGATGGCAATGGTATCCTACGCGTTGGTGGTCGACTGCAAAACACGTTGCTGCCGTACAACCAGCAGCATCCGATCATCTTGAAACCTAACTACCATTTTTCGGAGCTTGTGATGCGAGATGCTCACAACAGAACCCTACACGGAGGAAACCAACAAACTACAGCATACATCCGTATGTCTTATTGGATTATGGGTATGAAACCGTACGTCAGGAGATACATCCATAAATGCCCAATATGCTTTCggtatcaaaaaattaatttgcagcAACTCATGGGAAGCCTCCCAGCACCACGGGTAAGGATCTCCAGACCATTCACCCACACCGGAATAGATTATGCCGGACCTATAGAAATAAAAGCATGGAAAGGAAGAGGAGCTAAAAGCTTCAAAGgctattttgccatttttatttgtttggctACAAAGGCTATTCATCTGGAAACAGTCTCAGATATGACAACACAATCCTTTTTGGCAGCTTTTCGTCGCTTCACGGCCCGGCGAGGTCTTTGTGCTCAAATATATAGCGACTGTGGCACAAATTTTGTTGGAGCCAACAGAGAATTAGCCAAGATGCTAGAGCAAGCTAAACATGATTGGCAAGAAATTGCTGGAATTCTGTCCAATTCAGGAACAAACTGGAACTTTATTCCTCCCGCGTCTCCTCATTTTGGTGGACTCTGGGAAGCAGGAGTGAAATCCGTGAAACATCACCTAAAACGCACGATACGAGATGAGAGGTTAACTTTCGAGGAGCTCTGCACACTTCTAACCCAAATTGAAGCATGTTTGAACTCCAGACCTCTATGCCCTCTATCAGAAAATATAGATGACTTAGACGTCTTAACTCCAGGACATTTCTTGATTGGAGAAACTTTGCTGTCAATACCCCAAGGAAGCATATCAACTCCAAAGCATGTGAGTTACCTGGACAGATGGACCAGGATTCAAATGTTCGTCGACTCCTTTTGGCGAAAATGGAATGGAGAGTATCTTTCGCGATTACAACAAAGACCTAAATGGACCAGGAAAGAAACTCAACCCAAAATAGGAGGCTTGGTTTTAGTAAAAGACGAGAGACTTCCACCATCCCAATGGTTACTAGCCAGGATAACAGAAACACATCCTGGAACCGATGGACTTATCCGAGTTGTAACGCTCAAAACAAAAACCGGAACAATGAAACGTCCCATCACAAAAATTTGTTATCTGCCAAGCAATGAATCCACCGatgaaaatacaataatttaa